The following proteins are co-located in the Carassius auratus strain Wakin chromosome 7, ASM336829v1, whole genome shotgun sequence genome:
- the LOC113105688 gene encoding stabilizer of axonemal microtubules 2-like translates to MTRLCICEMCSCGRHRCKHQPTALYKKGSKTNVLSEYSEKYPAYKGHMRPKSTKPQLQYKAHQGTMEGTTTFRTDYVPYVVTSRPEKQQAKYKPKPGEIDLGTTYKHDFNPYEVQPFVPSRPKEREHTTNAKLDTIPTYKEDFRQWEISRRELTKPDTPYQPPVTKFGNSTTFQDDFIHRGLVPRESYKPPNIARLSDAPFENMTSSKLSYVPHTLEARYIKPPVKYKPNSQPFQDLTTHRQDFQGLPSQPTKSCKPELLKVASNKPFEGSTEFRDHFQQWPVSLRQVRKSVEYMSPTEHMDLTTTSHTDYIKHQIQPFLSVKPFSLPTKSSEPFQGSTTMRDDFQPWAAPRQSMIRKQEEIQRASGKMEDLTTFRAHFIQHEAQPSFSFKPQNAPLRTDAPLQNDTVYRTEFTPKKISVCPASLESPPGFVFDNYDDRGHRFFRKTTSADKIETPKEMVLTS, encoded by the exons ATGACGCGTCTCTGTATCTGTGAGATGTGCAGCTGTGG CCGCCACCGATGTAAACACCAGCCCACGGCCCTGTACAAGAAAGGCAGCAAGACTAATGTGTTGTCAGAGTACTCAGAGAAGTATCCTGCCTATAAAGGGCACATGCGGCCGAAGAGCACCAAGCCCCAACTGCAGTATAAAGCTCATCAGGGTACGATGGAAGGAACAACCACCTTCAG GACAGACTATGTCCCATATGTGGTCACCAGTCGCCCTGAGAAGCAGCAGGCCAAATACAAGCCCAAGCCTGGAGAGATTGACTTAGGAACAACCTATAAACATGACTTCAACCCATATGAAGTGCAACCATTTGTTCCTTCACGTCCGAAAGAGAGAGAACATACCACAAATGCAAAACTGGACACCATACCCACCTATAAAG AGGATTTTCGTCAGTGGGAGATCAGCAGACGGGAGTTGACTAAGCCTGACACACCATATCAACCCCCTGTTACAAAGTTTGGGAATTCCACGACATTCCAGGATGATTTCATCCACCGAGGCCTAGTGCCACGGGAGAGCTACAAGCCCCCAAATATAGCCAGGCTATCCGATGCTCCTTTCGAAAACATGACCAGCAGCAAGCTCTCATACGTTCCACACACTCTAGAAGCCCGGTACATTAAACCGCCAGTAAAATACAAACCCAACAGCCAACCTTTCCAGGACCTCACCACCCATCGACAAGACTTTCAAGGCCTACCGAGTCAGCCGACCAAAAGCTGCAAACCTGAGCTGCTCAAAGTGGCCTCCAACAAGCCTTTCGAGGGCAGCACGGAATTCCGTGACCATTTCCAGCAGTGGCCCGTATCCCTCCGGCAGGTGAGGAAGTCAGTGGAGTACATGAGTCCAACAGAGCACATGGACCTGACTACCACCTCACACACAGACTACATCAAGCACCAAATCCAGCCCTTCCTTTCAGTCAAACCCTTCTCACTTCCCACTAAGTCCTCTGAGCCCTTTCAGGGCAGCACCACCATGAGAGATGACTTCCAGCCGTGGGCGGCTCCCCGTCAAAGTATGATCCGGAAACAAGAAGAAATCCAGCGAGCCAGCGGGAAAATGGAAGATCTGACCACCTTCAGGGCTCATTTCATTCAGCATGAAGCACAGCCTAGTTTCAGCTTCAAGCCCCAAAACGCACCACTGCGGACCGATGCTCCCCTACAGAACGACACCGTGTACCGCACGGAGTTCACACCCAAGAAGATCAGCGTGTGTCCTGCCAGTCTTGAGTCTCCGCCGGGGTTTGTTTTCGATAATTACGATGATCGAGGCCACCGCTTCTTCCGCAAGACGACATCTGCTGACAAGATTGAGACGCCCAAGGAAATGGTCTTGACATCTTAA